One window from the genome of Rhodopirellula halodulae encodes:
- the fba gene encoding class II fructose-bisphosphate aldolase (catalyzes the reversible aldol condensation of dihydroxyacetonephosphate and glyceraldehyde 3-phosphate in the Calvin cycle, glycolysis, and/or gluconeogenesis), with amino-acid sequence MPLVPLRVVLDHAAENDYGVAAFNVNNMEQIQAIMEAAEETDSPVIIQASRGARAYTQDAYLRHLMVAATELYPQIPIVMHQDHGNSPDTCLSAIENGFTSVMMDGSLEADGQTPADYDYNVKVTAEVVKMAHARGVSVEGELGCLGSLEDGGGEQEDGHGAVGTLTHDQLLTDPDEALRFVEETGVDALAVAIGTSHGAYKFTSKPTGEVLAMDRIEAIHAKIPNTHLVMHGSSSVPQELQDIINQYGGEMKQTYGVPVEEIQRGIKSGVRKINVDTDCRMAITGAIRKVLTEDKAAFDPRAYLKPARAAMKDVCVARMTAFGQAGNGAKLRATLGAAV; translated from the coding sequence ATGCCACTCGTCCCCCTTCGCGTTGTCCTGGATCACGCCGCCGAAAACGATTACGGCGTCGCGGCGTTCAACGTCAACAACATGGAACAAATCCAGGCGATCATGGAAGCCGCTGAGGAAACGGATTCCCCGGTAATCATCCAAGCTTCGCGTGGTGCTCGTGCCTACACCCAAGACGCTTACCTGCGTCACCTGATGGTCGCCGCAACAGAACTGTACCCACAAATTCCGATCGTGATGCACCAGGATCACGGCAACAGCCCTGACACTTGCTTGTCGGCGATCGAAAACGGCTTCACCAGCGTCATGATGGACGGCTCGCTGGAGGCCGACGGCCAAACCCCTGCAGACTACGACTACAACGTGAAGGTCACCGCCGAAGTCGTCAAAATGGCGCACGCTCGCGGCGTCAGCGTGGAAGGCGAACTGGGGTGCTTGGGATCGCTCGAAGATGGTGGTGGCGAACAAGAAGACGGCCATGGCGCGGTCGGAACCCTGACTCACGATCAATTGTTGACCGACCCCGATGAAGCCCTCCGCTTCGTGGAAGAAACCGGCGTCGACGCGTTGGCCGTTGCCATCGGAACCAGCCACGGTGCTTACAAGTTCACCAGCAAGCCAACCGGTGAAGTCTTGGCCATGGATCGCATCGAAGCCATCCACGCCAAGATCCCCAACACGCACTTGGTCATGCACGGCAGCAGCAGCGTGCCACAAGAATTGCAAGACATCATCAACCAGTACGGCGGTGAGATGAAACAAACCTACGGCGTACCCGTGGAAGAGATTCAGCGAGGTATCAAGAGCGGTGTCCGCAAGATCAACGTCGACACCGACTGCCGCATGGCGATCACCGGTGCGATCCGCAAAGTCTTAACCGAAGACAAAGCCGCCTTCGACCCACGTGCTTACCTGAAACCAGCCCGCGCCGCGATGAAGGACGTCTGCGTCGCTCGCATGACCGCCTTCGGCCAAGCCGGCAACGGAGCCAAACTGCGAGCCACCCTCGGCGCCGCAGTCTGA
- a CDS encoding L-threonylcarbamoyladenylate synthase yields the protein MSPNSSHPKIHPASPEAIQLASRHLRDGKLIGLPTETVYGLAARGDQSACVNKIFAAKNRPANNPLILHVDGLDAVLPLVQLDNSITQTRLERASQLWPGPLTLVLPRSPRVINEVTAGGDTVAVRVPEHPVALELLKAVGLPIAAPSANVSNYISPTRPEHVIQGLESAVEMVLDGGPCRVGLESTVLSIANPHSPPRILREGMLSVERLQDALQEPVQSSKDVATRSNATLAKSRSTPAPLASPGMLRKHYSPTTPLRLVKETANRSSTDGRVLRLRLRTLHHHVEGYAAVWDLSETGDPHTIAARLYSVLREADAAGFDAIEVDELMLDRWPQDTNRNLLIAIQDRLVRAAQQD from the coding sequence ATGAGTCCCAATTCCTCGCATCCGAAAATCCACCCCGCCTCACCCGAGGCGATCCAGCTCGCCAGTCGTCACCTGCGTGATGGCAAGCTGATCGGGCTGCCGACGGAAACGGTCTACGGTCTGGCGGCTCGTGGCGATCAATCTGCTTGCGTCAACAAAATCTTCGCCGCGAAAAATCGGCCTGCGAATAATCCGCTGATCCTGCATGTGGATGGACTCGACGCGGTCTTGCCGCTGGTCCAGCTCGACAATTCGATCACCCAAACACGACTTGAACGAGCCAGCCAATTGTGGCCGGGACCGCTGACCTTGGTGTTGCCACGTTCCCCGCGGGTCATCAACGAAGTCACCGCCGGTGGCGACACCGTCGCGGTTCGTGTTCCGGAGCATCCTGTTGCTCTCGAATTGCTGAAAGCCGTCGGGCTTCCCATCGCGGCGCCCAGTGCCAATGTTTCGAACTACATCAGCCCGACTCGTCCGGAACATGTGATCCAAGGTTTAGAATCCGCTGTCGAAATGGTGCTGGACGGCGGACCATGTCGAGTCGGATTGGAATCCACCGTTCTCTCGATCGCGAATCCGCATTCACCGCCGAGGATTCTTCGGGAGGGCATGCTGTCCGTCGAGCGTTTGCAAGATGCTCTGCAGGAGCCTGTGCAATCGAGCAAAGACGTAGCCACACGATCTAATGCAACGCTCGCCAAATCTCGCTCGACACCGGCTCCTCTCGCCTCGCCGGGAATGCTTCGCAAACACTACTCACCAACGACGCCACTGCGATTGGTGAAAGAAACCGCGAACCGGTCTTCCACCGATGGCCGGGTGTTGCGTCTTCGGCTGCGAACGTTGCACCATCACGTCGAAGGCTATGCCGCCGTGTGGGATCTGTCCGAAACAGGGGACCCGCACACGATCGCAGCGAGGTTGTACAGCGTTTTAAGAGAAGCCGACGCCGCGGGATTTGATGCGATCGAGGTGGATGAGCTGATGCTCGATCGTTGGCCGCAGGACACCAACCGCAACCTGCTGATCGCCATTCAAGATCGCTTGGTGCGAGCGGCCCAGCAAGACTGA
- a CDS encoding tetratricopeptide repeat protein, translating into MKPLCFLLAEHRTRCSRRKRARGPSIWIPLNHSVRDWLSLGLLLLCFTTVGSSLGCRGIGRFGESRQSIAARRLSRQGVKAMRQGDWTVAETLFTEALDVSNSNDAAHRGMAESLWKKGQRDEAIEHLEKAVQLSAGDPKHMQRLGRMYLEVGRVDEASRQCQIALDSDRDWAALWALWGDCKASRNEIDEALAAYHRALSLQPDYPYVQMRTAEIYHQQQRYDRLLATLDRLREDTDFVGDVEEMIRPGAADLLRGIAMRELGRTEESVQFFLASTRKNPVDATARLQLASIAMEAGQPDVAQTWLAQAMQLDPSATREAGWNLDPAAQGVIGSAVRSDGLSTPMMPPQVATQPRASTPWRQ; encoded by the coding sequence GTGAAACCGCTTTGCTTTCTCCTTGCCGAGCATCGAACAAGATGCAGTCGAAGGAAGCGAGCTCGCGGTCCATCCATTTGGATCCCACTCAATCATTCAGTTCGCGATTGGCTTTCGCTCGGACTGTTGCTGCTGTGTTTCACGACCGTGGGTTCGTCGTTGGGATGTCGTGGCATCGGTCGTTTTGGCGAAAGTCGACAATCGATCGCGGCACGGCGACTGTCACGTCAGGGCGTGAAAGCGATGCGGCAGGGCGATTGGACCGTGGCGGAGACGCTATTCACCGAAGCCCTTGATGTTTCCAACAGCAACGATGCGGCTCATCGCGGCATGGCGGAATCGCTTTGGAAGAAAGGCCAACGCGACGAAGCGATCGAGCATCTCGAAAAGGCGGTTCAGCTATCGGCCGGAGACCCCAAGCACATGCAGCGGCTCGGTCGCATGTACTTGGAAGTTGGCCGAGTCGATGAGGCGTCACGCCAATGCCAGATCGCCTTGGATTCAGATCGTGATTGGGCCGCTCTGTGGGCGTTGTGGGGTGACTGCAAAGCGTCTCGCAATGAAATTGACGAGGCACTGGCGGCCTACCACCGAGCATTATCGTTGCAGCCGGATTACCCATATGTCCAAATGCGGACGGCGGAGATCTATCACCAACAGCAACGATACGACCGTTTGCTCGCGACGCTGGATCGTCTGCGTGAAGACACGGATTTCGTCGGCGATGTGGAAGAGATGATCCGCCCCGGTGCGGCTGATCTGCTCCGTGGAATTGCCATGCGTGAATTGGGACGTACGGAGGAGTCCGTTCAGTTTTTCTTGGCGTCCACAAGAAAGAATCCAGTGGATGCGACCGCTCGATTGCAGTTGGCTTCCATCGCCATGGAAGCAGGACAGCCCGATGTCGCTCAAACTTGGCTCGCCCAGGCCATGCAGTTGGATCCTTCGGCCACTCGTGAAGCGGGATGGAACCTGGATCCAGCGGCGCAAGGCGTGATCGGTTCCGCGGTCCGGTCCGACGGTTTGTCGACGCCAATGATGCCGCCGCAAGTGGCAACGCAACCGCGTGCGTCCACGCCCTGGCGACAGTGA
- a CDS encoding ArsB/NhaD family transporter: protein MMLAASLTEMPTASAPAWVMILFAAVMMATYVGVAIERFHKTVAALCGAAVLVILSVALGLFEYPRVYNFLKEDLNIFGVIIGTGILVDVVGKSGLFHFISMWIVRLTGGQATRLFMTLCVVTFLFVSVLTIVPAMLILSSLVLVICRSLGYKPMPLLLSVAICANSGAIATFASGLPNIMIGTAAGIPYVDFLRVSLPFAVVSLLVAIAGLRWFFRNDLPWKQSEEDKVALKQQIEGFDPWALVEDRGVLLRSSIILLSTVVGFALAQPLGVGMDFVAMVGATAALLFSGKGVEDAIGKVNWTVILFFMGLFVIIGCVKHTGALKWVAQQVVVVSDNRIELLVPLMGSFSAVASSIVDNIPVAATLIPIVQDVSGGDTGVPAEPLWWTLVICCNLGGNGTPIGSISCVIAIYALKKEAGIHVGWGTFLKLGGSIMLFQVAGAIAYIMWMHHQGFIPDIAAVPSLPTH from the coding sequence ATGATGTTGGCCGCGTCGCTGACGGAGATGCCCACCGCGTCCGCACCCGCTTGGGTCATGATTTTGTTCGCCGCGGTGATGATGGCGACTTATGTGGGGGTTGCAATTGAGCGATTTCACAAAACCGTTGCCGCGTTGTGTGGTGCCGCGGTTCTGGTGATCCTCAGTGTTGCGCTGGGCTTGTTTGAGTACCCGCGAGTCTACAACTTCCTCAAAGAAGACCTGAACATCTTCGGCGTTATCATCGGGACGGGAATTCTGGTGGATGTTGTCGGAAAGAGCGGCCTGTTTCACTTCATCAGCATGTGGATCGTTCGATTGACGGGAGGCCAGGCGACGCGGTTGTTCATGACGTTGTGCGTGGTGACGTTTTTGTTCGTCAGCGTCCTGACGATTGTTCCCGCGATGCTGATCTTGAGTTCCCTGGTGTTGGTGATTTGTCGATCGCTGGGGTACAAGCCGATGCCGTTGTTGCTTTCCGTGGCCATCTGTGCCAACAGCGGTGCGATTGCGACGTTTGCCAGTGGGTTGCCCAACATCATGATCGGGACGGCTGCCGGTATTCCCTACGTCGACTTTTTGCGAGTCTCGTTGCCGTTCGCGGTTGTCAGTCTGCTGGTTGCAATCGCCGGGCTGCGGTGGTTCTTTCGAAATGATTTGCCGTGGAAACAATCTGAGGAAGACAAGGTCGCCTTGAAGCAACAAATCGAAGGCTTTGACCCTTGGGCGTTGGTCGAAGATCGCGGCGTGCTTCTGCGAAGCTCCATCATTCTGCTAAGCACCGTGGTCGGATTTGCCTTGGCTCAGCCGTTGGGCGTGGGCATGGACTTTGTTGCGATGGTTGGTGCGACCGCGGCGTTGCTGTTCTCAGGCAAAGGCGTCGAAGATGCGATCGGCAAGGTGAACTGGACGGTGATCCTGTTTTTCATGGGGCTGTTTGTCATCATCGGCTGCGTGAAGCACACCGGTGCACTGAAGTGGGTGGCACAGCAAGTCGTGGTGGTGTCCGACAATCGAATTGAATTGTTGGTCCCACTGATGGGCAGCTTTTCGGCGGTCGCCAGTTCCATCGTGGACAATATTCCGGTGGCGGCTACGTTGATTCCGATTGTTCAGGACGTCTCGGGTGGTGATACAGGCGTGCCCGCCGAGCCGCTTTGGTGGACGTTGGTGATCTGTTGCAATCTGGGTGGCAACGGCACACCGATCGGATCGATTTCTTGCGTGATCGCGATTTACGCCTTGAAGAAAGAAGCCGGCATTCACGTCGGTTGGGGCACGTTCCTGAAGCTTGGCGGTTCGATCATGTTGTTCCAGGTTGCGGGTGCGATTGCCTATATCATGTGGATGCACCACCAGGGTTTCATCCCGGACATCGCGGCGGTTCCCAGTCTGCCCACGCATTGA
- a CDS encoding SpoIIAA family protein yields MSYEITEVADGKIIELILSGKLTAEAYEHFVPVVDAQIERWGKVRMMVVLQDFHGWDAGALWADTKFAVKHFHDLEKLALVGESKWEAGMATFCKPFTKATVKYFDHTDIEDARTWIQGD; encoded by the coding sequence GTGTCCTACGAAATCACCGAAGTCGCTGACGGCAAAATCATTGAGCTGATTCTTTCGGGAAAGCTCACCGCCGAAGCCTACGAGCATTTTGTTCCCGTGGTTGACGCGCAAATCGAACGCTGGGGCAAAGTCCGCATGATGGTCGTGCTGCAAGACTTTCACGGATGGGACGCAGGTGCCCTCTGGGCCGACACCAAATTTGCCGTCAAGCATTTTCACGACCTGGAAAAGCTGGCTCTGGTCGGTGAAAGCAAATGGGAAGCCGGCATGGCGACGTTCTGCAAACCCTTCACCAAAGCCACGGTCAAGTACTTCGACCACACTGACATCGAAGATGCTCGTACCTGGATCCAGGGGGATTGA
- a CDS encoding superoxide dismutase, giving the protein MAFTLPDLPYAYDALEPHFDARTMEIHHSKHHNAYVTKANDALAGTDLASKSVEEVISDLSAVPEDKRGAVRNNGGGHANHSLFWTVLGPGKGGAPSGELAAAIDSAFGSFDAFKEQFAAAGATRFGSGWAWLYVADGKLHVGSTANQDSPLMGEAVAGIGGTPILGLDVWEHAYYLHYQNRRPDYIAAFWNVVNWDAVAERFAAAK; this is encoded by the coding sequence ATGGCTTTCACACTGCCCGACTTGCCGTACGCTTACGACGCCCTCGAGCCGCACTTCGACGCGCGGACGATGGAAATCCACCACTCAAAACACCACAACGCCTACGTGACCAAAGCCAACGACGCTTTGGCTGGCACGGACTTGGCATCGAAGTCGGTCGAAGAGGTCATCTCCGACCTTTCGGCGGTTCCCGAAGATAAACGCGGTGCGGTCCGCAACAACGGTGGCGGACACGCCAACCACTCGCTGTTCTGGACCGTTTTGGGTCCTGGAAAAGGCGGCGCACCAAGCGGTGAATTGGCCGCGGCGATCGACTCCGCCTTTGGATCGTTCGACGCTTTCAAAGAACAATTCGCAGCAGCCGGTGCCACCCGCTTCGGTAGCGGTTGGGCTTGGTTGTACGTCGCCGACGGCAAGCTGCACGTTGGCAGCACCGCCAATCAAGACAGCCCGTTGATGGGCGAAGCGGTTGCCGGAATCGGCGGCACCCCGATCCTCGGATTGGACGTGTGGGAGCACGCTTACTACCTGCACTACCAAAACCGTCGCCCTGACTACATCGCGGCGTTCTGGAACGTTGTGAACTGGGACGCCGTTGCAGAGCGTTTTGCGGCTGCCAAGTAA
- a CDS encoding response regulator transcription factor: MRAHILVVEDERHLGVGIKYNLEAEGYRVSLVEDGPSALQLIEHSGSTIDLIILDLMLPGMSGYTVCEQLRESGVTTPVLMLSARTLSEDRARGFDVGANQYMSKPFDLSELISRVKNLLQSSPGPSSPRPAPQPESVDAISFGRVEADFRTHQVSVDGEPIKMTPKELRLLRYFVENPERVINRSELLTQVWEMSGNLQTRAVDQFIARLRKAIEPSPAEPVHLLTVRDAGYRFVLEPETSTG; the protein is encoded by the coding sequence ATGCGAGCCCACATTTTAGTTGTTGAAGATGAACGGCACTTGGGTGTTGGGATCAAGTACAACCTCGAGGCGGAAGGTTACCGAGTCTCGTTGGTCGAGGATGGTCCGTCCGCACTTCAGTTGATCGAGCATTCCGGCAGCACCATCGATTTGATCATCTTGGATCTGATGCTGCCGGGGATGAGCGGTTACACGGTTTGTGAGCAACTGCGTGAATCGGGCGTGACAACTCCCGTGCTGATGCTTTCCGCCCGCACGCTGTCCGAAGATCGCGCCCGCGGATTCGACGTTGGTGCGAATCAGTACATGAGCAAACCGTTTGATTTGTCAGAGCTGATCAGCCGCGTAAAGAACTTGTTGCAATCTTCACCTGGTCCCTCCAGTCCCCGTCCAGCTCCGCAACCCGAATCAGTTGACGCGATCTCGTTCGGCCGAGTCGAAGCCGATTTCCGCACGCACCAAGTCAGCGTCGACGGGGAGCCAATCAAGATGACGCCCAAAGAATTGCGTTTGCTGCGGTACTTCGTCGAGAACCCCGAACGCGTGATCAACCGTTCGGAATTGCTAACGCAAGTGTGGGAGATGTCGGGCAATCTGCAAACACGCGCCGTTGACCAATTCATCGCGCGACTTCGCAAAGCGATCGAGCCTTCGCCGGCGGAACCGGTGCATTTGCTCACCGTTCGCGACGCCGGCTATCGATTTGTCCTGGAACCCGAAACCTCGACCGGCTGA
- a CDS encoding citrate synthase encodes MSSSSSLEIQRAETVRMQIGDRNLELPLVEGTEQEQAIDISRLRAETGVITLDEGFVNTGSTRSAITFLDGEKGILRYRGYPIEQLAKTCDFVEVAYLLIFGELPTADEINTFRSGIREHTMIHEDMRSFYNGFPRDAHPMAILSSVVGALSTFYQDSLDPNDPRQVEISLYRLIAKLPTIAAYSYKKSMGQPFMYPKNELEYCENFLYMMFATPASDYLVDPDFAEALNLLFIVHADHEQNCSTSTVRMVGSSNANLFASISAGIGALWGPLHGGANEACVNMLERIAADGGNVQKYVDMAKDKTNDFRIMGFGHRVYKNSDPRATIIRASCDKLLAKLNLDDPLFEVAQKLEEVALKDEYFIERKLYPNVDFYSGVIYRALGIPVQMFTVLFAIGRLPGWMAHWREMQSNPASRINRPRQVYTGATERDVVALDQR; translated from the coding sequence ATGAGCTCCTCGTCCAGCCTGGAAATTCAACGAGCCGAAACCGTCCGAATGCAAATCGGAGATCGAAATCTCGAACTGCCATTGGTGGAAGGAACCGAACAGGAACAAGCGATCGACATCAGTCGATTGCGTGCCGAGACCGGCGTGATCACGCTCGACGAAGGCTTCGTCAACACCGGCAGCACTCGCAGTGCGATCACGTTCCTAGATGGTGAAAAGGGAATCCTTCGCTATCGCGGATACCCGATCGAACAGCTAGCGAAGACATGTGACTTCGTCGAAGTTGCGTACTTGCTGATCTTTGGTGAATTGCCGACCGCGGACGAGATCAACACGTTCCGATCCGGCATTCGCGAACACACGATGATCCATGAGGACATGCGATCGTTCTACAACGGTTTTCCGCGTGACGCTCACCCAATGGCGATCCTCAGCAGCGTGGTTGGGGCGCTGTCCACGTTCTACCAAGACTCATTGGATCCCAACGATCCACGCCAAGTCGAGATCTCGCTTTATCGATTGATCGCAAAGCTGCCGACCATTGCGGCGTACAGCTACAAAAAGTCGATGGGCCAACCGTTCATGTATCCCAAGAACGAGTTGGAATACTGCGAGAACTTCTTGTACATGATGTTTGCGACGCCCGCGTCGGATTACTTGGTCGATCCCGACTTCGCGGAAGCATTGAATTTGTTGTTCATCGTGCATGCCGATCACGAGCAGAACTGCAGCACCTCCACCGTTCGGATGGTCGGCAGCAGCAACGCGAACTTGTTCGCTTCGATCTCCGCCGGCATCGGAGCCCTTTGGGGGCCACTTCACGGTGGTGCCAACGAGGCTTGCGTGAACATGTTGGAACGCATCGCTGCCGATGGTGGTAACGTCCAGAAGTACGTCGATATGGCGAAGGATAAAACGAACGATTTCCGGATCATGGGCTTTGGACACCGCGTTTATAAAAACTCCGATCCGCGTGCCACGATCATCCGAGCCAGTTGCGACAAGTTGCTCGCCAAACTGAACCTGGACGATCCGTTGTTCGAGGTCGCTCAGAAGTTGGAAGAGGTCGCTCTGAAAGACGAGTACTTCATCGAACGCAAGTTGTATCCCAACGTCGATTTCTACTCGGGCGTGATTTACCGAGCCCTTGGAATCCCCGTGCAGATGTTCACGGTGTTGTTCGCGATCGGGCGTTTGCCAGGCTGGATGGCTCACTGGCGTGAGATGCAATCCAACCCCGCATCGCGGATCAATCGTCCACGTCAGGTTTACACCGGAGCCACCGAACGCGACGTGGTGGCATTGGACCAACGTTGA
- a CDS encoding universal stress protein, producing MDQSPDLDRDVDDSMRMFERAKVGSATPLTPIRPARLMLVLDGSPQDATSIAMAAYFRETYNTETFVLDARDSAEPKDTGTEDAIQAARQMSGARAIARGEGEAFEAILNALKTHDVNLLIVPCPFGRSFERVGTDSVGTVMDVLLSRCPVPILVTRREDQEFRQCSQRILLMAGSECDVESRAAAWAFGLAAPDAVISLNLVVEKEHFENVRSILESLRPEESFDVQKLSDALAQSHAQLHSAMNATAREMKLSYSLVPQAGEVAPPNPLSDSTQQLLVLPLEVDDRFIQGFVHDRLRRSPHPLLIVPGHVLPE from the coding sequence ATGGATCAATCACCCGATTTGGATCGTGATGTCGACGATTCGATGCGTATGTTCGAGCGTGCCAAGGTCGGATCGGCAACGCCGCTGACGCCGATTCGCCCCGCTCGGTTGATGTTGGTGTTGGATGGGTCCCCGCAAGACGCCACGTCCATCGCAATGGCGGCATATTTTCGCGAAACCTACAACACCGAAACGTTTGTGCTCGACGCAAGAGATTCGGCTGAGCCCAAAGACACGGGGACCGAAGACGCTATCCAAGCGGCACGTCAGATGAGCGGTGCCAGGGCGATTGCTCGAGGTGAGGGCGAGGCGTTCGAGGCGATCTTGAACGCGCTGAAGACGCATGACGTCAACTTGTTGATTGTGCCCTGCCCTTTCGGTCGATCGTTCGAGCGTGTTGGCACCGACAGCGTCGGGACGGTGATGGACGTTTTACTCTCGCGTTGTCCCGTTCCCATTTTGGTGACTCGTCGAGAGGACCAAGAATTCAGGCAGTGCAGCCAACGTATTCTGTTGATGGCGGGCAGCGAGTGCGATGTCGAAAGTCGTGCCGCGGCGTGGGCATTCGGTTTGGCGGCTCCGGATGCCGTGATTTCGCTGAATTTGGTCGTCGAAAAAGAGCACTTTGAAAACGTGCGAAGCATCCTTGAGTCTTTAAGACCTGAGGAGTCGTTTGATGTTCAGAAGCTCAGCGATGCGTTGGCTCAATCGCACGCTCAGTTGCATTCGGCGATGAACGCCACGGCGCGGGAGATGAAGTTAAGCTATTCGTTGGTGCCGCAGGCGGGCGAGGTGGCGCCTCCCAATCCGTTGTCTGATTCCACCCAGCAATTGTTGGTGCTTCCGTTGGAGGTCGACGATCGGTTCATCCAAGGCTTCGTCCACGACCGCCTGCGCCGCAGTCCGCACCCGCTGCTGATCGTTCCCGGGCATGTTTTGCCGGAGTAG